One region of Fragaria vesca subsp. vesca linkage group LG4, FraVesHawaii_1.0, whole genome shotgun sequence genomic DNA includes:
- the LOC101312143 gene encoding squamosa promoter-binding-like protein 12-like codes for MEAFGAKGRGFYGPVATEMRGVGKRSLEWDLNDWKWDGDLFAASPLNSVLSDCRSRQLFPAAPGTPSNAGLSNSCSSGSDDVSPGGNEKGKREVEKRRRGGAVENGQLNDEARSLNLNLGGQAYPIVEGEGNAGKKTKIAGNSNRAACQVEDCRADLSNAKDYHRRHKVCVMHSKASEALVGNVMQRFCQQCSRFHVLKEFDEGKRSCRRRLAGHNKRRRKTLPDTAVNAGSLSDEIGSSYLLISLLRILSNMNSNSSDQAKDQDLLSHLLKSLASLAGTVDGRNISALLQASQGLPNTGSSVKTAQQVPDTVSNVYEPSRPSVSASSMDDCVIIEEPLRPVGQCLKSPASDMQKRGFSVDGDLGSQILSGLQGSKPLPSRESALTKAVTPDYGRIQLLEIDLNSPYDDSHDDLENLGSCHVPINPGIHHDSHKSSPPQTSRNSDSTFTQSPSSSSGESQNRTDRIVFKLFGKDPNELPYVLRSQIIDWLSHSPTEIESYIRPGCIVLTIYLRLEKSMWEELCCHLGSNLQKLLDAANDPFWRTGWIYTRMQHFVAFMYNGQVVLDAPLPLKSHKSSRISSIKPIAVSSSERAQFVVKGFNLPHSTRLLCALEGKYLAQEACDDLMDGADTTVEHDELQCLKFSCSIPNVTGRGFIEVEDLGLSSNFFPFVVAEQEVCSEICMLEDVIEAAETADDIQAEPEILETKNRAMDFIHELGWLLHRSHVKFRLGHLDPNLDLFPFGRFKLLMEFSVDHDWCAVVKKLLKLLFDRTVDAGEHSSVELALLDMALLHRAVQRNSRPMVELLLRFVPDKGLESEQKKQVEGEGNNFLFKPDGVGPLGLTPLHVAASIDGCEHVLDALTDDPGKVGIEAWKNARDSTGMTPYDYASMQGRYSYINLIQRKISKKLESGHVVVDIPGTILESNSKQKQSDGHRSSKVASFDTEKFDIKALMRGDCKLCSQKLAYGSRRSLVYRPAMLSMVAIAAVCVCVALLFKSTPEVVFIFHPFRWEHLKFGSS; via the exons ATGGAGGCTTTTGGAGCCAAAGGTAGAGGTTTTTATGGCCCGGTGGCGACGGAGATGAGGGGAGTTGGGAAGAGGAGTTTGGAGTGGGATTTGAATGATTGGAAATGGGATGGTGATCTTTTTGCTGCTAGTCCTTTGAATTCTGTGCTGTCTGATTGTAGGAGTAGGCAGTTGTTTCCGGCTGCTCCGGGGACTCCTTCCAATGCTGGCTTGTCTAACAGTTGTTCTTCGGGTTCGGATGATGTTAGTCCTGGGGGGAACGAGAAGGGTAAGAGAGAAGTGGAGAAGAGGAGGCGCGGTGGCGCTGTGGAGAATGGACAGTTGAATGATGAAGCTAGGTCACTTAATCTTAACCTTGGAGGGCAGGCTTATCCTATTGTTGAAGGAGAGGGGAATGCTGGGAAGAAGACAAAGATAGCTGGGAATTCAAATCGCGCAGCTTGTCAGGTGGAGGACTGTAGGGCTGATCTCAGCAATGCCAAGGATTACCACCGACGGCATAAGGTCTGTGTCATGCATTCTAAGGCGAGTGAAGCACTGGTTGGAAATGTTATGCAGCGGTTCTGTCAACAGTGTAGCAG GTTTCATGTTCTTAAAGAGTTTGATGAAGGGAAGAGAAGCTGTCGTAGGCGTTTGGCTGGCCATAATAAGAGGAGAAGAAAAACACTTCCTGATACAGCTGTTAATGCAGGCTCCTTGAGTGATGAAATTGGAAGCAGTTATCTATTAATTAGTTTGCTGAGAATCCTGTCGAATATGAACT CTAATAGTTCTGATCAAGCTAAGGATCAGGATCTGCTATCTCACCTGTTGAAGAGCCTTGCAAGTCTTGCTGGTACAGTTGATGGGAGAAACATATCTGCATTACTTCAGGCATCTCAAGGTTTACCCAACACTGGGTCTTCTGTCAAGACTGCACAGCAGGTGCCAGACACAGTTTCCAATGTCTACGAACCCAGTAGGCCTTCTGTTTCTGCCTCGAGTATGGATGATTGCGTTATTATTGAGGAACCTCTAAGGCCTGTAGGACAGTGCCTGAAATCACCAGCATCAGATATGCAAAAGAGAGGATTTTCAGTTGATGGTGATCTTGGAAGTCAAATTCTTTCAGGTCTACAGGGCAGCAAGCCACTCCCCTCAAGAGAAAGTGCTCTGACCAAAGCAGTTACACCAGATTATGGGAGGATCCAGTTACTTGAGATTGATTTAAATAGTCCATACGATGATTCACATGATGATCTAGAGAACCTAGGGAGTTGTCACGTCCCTATAAATCCAGGGATACACCACGACTCTCACAAGTCAAGCCCACCTCAGACCAGTAGGAATTCAGACTCAACTTTTACTCAGTCCCCATCAAGTTCTAGTGGAGAGTCTCAG AATCGCACAGACCGCATTGTTTTTAAACTTTTTGGAAAAGACCCGAATGAACTTCCATATGTTCTGCGATCACAG ATTATCGACTGGTTATCCCATAGTCCTACAGAGATTGAAAGCTATATAAGGCCAGGATGCATCGTTTTGACAATTTACCTCCGTCTTGAAAAATCCATGTGGGAGGAG CTCTGCTGTCATCTGGGATCAAATTTGCAAAAGCTTCTAGATGCTGCCAATGATCCTTTCTGGAGAACAGGATGGATATACACTAGGATGCAACATTTTGTTGCGTTTATGTACAATG GTCAAGTTGTATTAGACGCACCCTTACCTCTTAAAAGCCATAAAAGTAGCAGGATATCAAGCATCAAACCAATTGCAGTTTCTTCTTCTGAGAGAGCTCAGTTTGTTGTGAAAGGCTTTAACCTGCCTCATTCCACAAG GTTACTCTGTGCTCTAGAAGGGAAGTATCTGGCACAAGAAGCTTGTGATGACTTGATGGATGGTGCTGATACAACTGTTGAGCATGATGAGCTACAGTGCCTCAAATTCTCCTGTTCTATACCAAATGTTACTGGGCGAGGTTTCATTGAG GTTGAAGATCTTGGTCTCAGTAGCAACTTCTTTCCATTTGTAGTTGCAGAGCAGGAAGTGTGTTCAGAGATTTGTATGTTGGAGGATGTGATTGAGGCAGCTGAGACTGCTGACGATATCCAGGCAGAGCCTGAAATATTAGAAACCAAGAACCGAGCAATGGATTTCATACATGAATTGGGTTGGCTTCTCCATAGAAGTCATGTTAAGTTTAGACTTGGTCACCTGGATCCCAATCTAGATCTATTTCCTTTTGGACGGTTCAAGTTACTCATGGAGTTTTCCGTGGATCATGACTGGTGTGCTGTAGTGAAGAAACTTTTGAAACTTCTGTTTGACAGAACTGTTGATGCTGGAGAACATTCATCTGTTGAGCTTGCGTTACTGGATATGGCCCTCCTTCACAGGGCTGTTCAAAGAAACTCCAGACCTATGGTAGAACTCTTGTTAAGATTTGTTCCAGATAAAGGTTTAGAATCTGAACAGAAGAAACAAGTTGAAGGGGAAGGCAACAATTTCCTATTTAAACCTGATGGTGTTGGTCCTCTGGGTTTGACTCCTCTTCATGTTGCAGCTAGTATTGATGGTTGCGAGCATGTATTGGACGCTTTAACTGATGATCCTGGAAAG GTGGGAATTGAAGCTTGGAAAAATGCTCGAGACAGTACAGGAATGACTCCATATGATTATGCATCCATGCAAGGCCGCTATTCCTATATCAATCTTATTCAGAGGAAAATCAGCAAGAAACTAGAGAGTGGGCATGTGGTTGTTGATATCCCTGGTACTATTTTAGAGAGCAACAGCAAGCAGAAGCAATCAGATGGGCATAGATCATCAAAAGTAGCTAGCTTTGACACTGAAAAGTTTGATATAAAAGCATTAATGCGGGGAGATTGCAAGTTATGTAGCCAGAAACTAGCTTATGGCAGCAGAAGATCACTGGTGTACAGGCCAGCAATGCTGTCAATGGTGGCCATTGCTGCCGTCTGTGTTTGTGTGGCCTTGCTTTTTAAGAGCACACCTGAAGTTGTTTTCATCTTCCACCCCTTCCGGTGGGAGCACTTGAAGTTTGGCTCAAGCTAA
- the LOC101311850 gene encoding squamosa promoter-binding-like protein 1-like: protein MEAFGGKPRSLYGPVVPDMEAVGKRSLEWDLNDWRWDGHVFTATPLNSVPSDCRSRQLFPIGPETPSNAGWSNSSSSGSDEIGLGNEKGKRELEKRRRGVIVENEEVDDEAGSLNLKLGGQVYPILEEDVKTGKKMKTKIVGTTSNRAVCQVEDCKADLSHAKDYHRRHKVCHMHARATRAMVGNILQRFCQQCSRFHVLQEFDEGKRSCRKRLAGHNRRRRKTHPDTVVNGGSMNDERGSSYILVTLLRILSNMQSNSSDQTKDQDLLSHLLKNLDNNNGTTDGRNVSALLQGSQVLLNGGASVQTVQKVPHLDFNGSEPGRPSVSTSKMDDCINLDGHLRPTGQCPTGPASDKLLNMISPAGGDLGSQALSGVQTTKSFSSRYSLPSKPVAQEYGRIQLNEIDLNNTYDDSQEYLENLGRSHFPVNPGSESHGDPFSIQHDSQKSSPPQTSGNSDSTATQSPSSSSGEAQSCTDRIVFKLFGKDPSDLPFGLRSQILGWLSSTPTDIESYIRPGCIILTIYLRLEKSTWEELCYHLGSSLVKLLDASSDPLWRTGWVYTRVQHVVAFVYNGQVVLDTPLPLRSHKTCRISCIKPIAVSLSEGAEFVVKGFNLSSSTTRLLCALEGKYLAQETCHDLMEGTDTTSEHDELQCLRFSCSIPDVTGRGFIEVEDHGLSSSFFPFIVAEQEVCSEICMLEAAIEVADFANDLQTDPEIMEAKNQAMDFIHELGWLLHKSRVKFRLGQTDPKLDLFSFQRFRLLMEFSMERDWCAVVKKLLGILYEGTVDAGEHLSIELALLDMGLLHRAVQRNCKPMVEFLLRFVPDKGLDKAELEEKQQVDRNINRFLFKPDVVGPMGLTPLHVAASTDGCEYVLDALTNDPGKVGIKAWKTARDSTGLTPYDYACLRGRYSYLHIVQRKISKAESGHVVLDIPGTILDKNTKQKQIDGHKSSKISSFHTEKIAMKEIQGDCKLCCQKLAYGGSTRSLLYRPAMLSMLAIAAVCVCVALLFKSSPEVVFVFQPFRWELLKYGPS, encoded by the exons ATGGAGGCTTTTGGAGGCAAGCCTCGGAGTTTGTATGGTCCTGTGGTGCCGGATATGGAGGCAGTTGGGAAGAGGAGTTTGGAGTGGGATTTGAATGATTGGAGATGGGATGGCCATGTTTTTACTGCCACTCCTTTGAATTCTGTGCCCTCTGATTGTAGGAGTAGGCAGTTGTTTCCGATTGGGCCGGAGACTCCATCCAATGCTGGTTGGTCTAACAGTAGTTCTTCTGGTTCGGATGAGATTGGTCTGGGGAATGAGAAAGGTAAAAGAGAATTGGAGAAGAGGAGAAGGGGTGTGATTGTAGAAAACGAAGAGGTTGATGATGAAGCTGGGTCTCTTAATCTCAAGCTTGGTGGGCAAGTTTACCCAATTTTGGAAGAGGATGTTAAGACTGGGAAGAAGATGAAGACAAAGATTGTTGGGACTACTTCCAACCGTGCAGTTTGCCAGGTGGAGGACTGCAAGGCTGATCTTAGCCATGCCAAGGATTACCACCGACGGCATAAGGTCTGTCATATGCATGCCAGGGCAACCAGAGCTATGGTGGGGAATATTTTGCAGCGGTTTTGTCAACAGTGTAGCAG GTTTCATGTTCTTCAAGAGTTTGATGAAGGGAAGAGAAGTTGTCGTAAACGTTTGGCTGGCCATAATAGGAGGAGAAGAAAAACACATCCTGACACTGTTGTTAATGGAGGCTCCATGAATGATGAAAGAGGAAGCAGTTATATATTGGTTACTTTGCTGAGAATACTCTCCAATATGCAAT CTAATAGCTCTGATCAAACAAAGGATCAGGATCTGCTTTCTCATCTGTTGAAGAACCTAGACAATAATAATGGTACTACTGATGGAAGGAACGTATCTGCATTGCTGCAGGGATCTCAAGTTTTACTTAATGGTGGGGCGTCTGTTCAGACTGTTCAGAAGGTGCCACATTTGGACTTCAATGGTAGCGAGCCCGGTAGGCCATCTGTTTCAACCTCTAAGATGGATGATTGTATTAATCTTGATGGTCATTTGAGACCTACAGGACAGTGTCCGACAGGACCTGCATCAGATAAGTTACTGAACATGATATCTCCAGCTGGAGGTGATCTTGGAAGTCAAGCTCTTTCTGGTGTACAGACCACCAAGTCATTTTCCTCAAGATACAGTCTTCCATCTAAACCAGTTGCACAGGAGTATGGGAGGATCCAGTTAAATGAGATCGATTTAAATAATACATATGACGATTCACAGGAGTATTTAGAGAACCTAGGGCGTTCTCATTTCCCTGTAAATCCAGGGAGCGAGTCTCATGGAGATCCCTTTTCAATACAGCATGATTCTCAAAAGTCAAGCCCACCTCAGACAAGTGGGAATTCAGACTCAACTGCTACTCAGTCACCATCAAGTTCTAGTGGAGAAGCTCAG AGTTGCACGGATCGGATTGTTTTTAAACTATTCGGAAAAGACCCGAGTGATCTTCCATTTGGTCTGCGATCACAG ATCCTCGGCTGGCTATCCAGCACTCCTACAGACATTGAGAGCTACATAAGGCCAGGCTGTATAATTTTGACAATTTACCTCCGTCTAGAAAAATCCACATGGGAAGAG CTCTGCTATCATCTGGGATCCAGTTTGGTAAAACTTCTAGATGCTTCCAGTGATCCTTTATGGAGAACAGGATGGGTGTATACTAGGGTGCAACATGTTGTAGCATTTGTGTACAATG GTCAGGTTGTCTTAGACACACCCTTACCTTTAAGAAGCCATAAAACATGCAGGATCTCATGCATCAAACCAATTGCTGTTTCTTTATCTGAGGGAGCTGAATTTGTAGTGAAAGGTTTTAATCTTTCTAGTTCCACTACAAG GTTACTCTGTGCTCTAGAAGGGAAGTATTTGGCCCAAGAAACTTGTCATGATTTGATGGAAGGTACTGATACAACTAGTGAGCATGATGAGCTACAGTGCCTCAGATTCTCTTGCTCTATCCCAGATGTTACTGGCCGAGGATTCATTGAG GTTGAAGATCATGGTCTCAGTAGCAGCTTCTTTCCATTCATAGTTGCAGAGCAGGAAGTATGCTCAGAGATTTGCATGCTGGAGGCTGCAATAGAAGTTGCCGATTTTGCCAATGACTTGCAGACAGATCCCGAAATAATGGAAGCCAAGAACCAGGCCATGGACTTCATACATGAATTGGGTTGGCTCCTTCATAAAAGTCGAGTTAAATTTAGACTTGGTCAGACAGATCCGAAACTAGATCTATTTTCTTTTCAACGGTTTAGATTACTTATGGAGTTCTCCATGGAACGTGATTGGTGTGCTGTAGTGAAGAAACTCTTAGGCATTCTGTATGAGGGTACTGTTGACGCTGGAGAGCATCTTTCCATTGAGCTTGCGTTATTGGATATGGGCCTCCTCCATAGAGCTGTGCAAAGAAATTGCAAGCCTATGGTGGAATTCTTGTTAAGATTTGTCCCAGATAAAGGTTTAGATAAAGCAGAATTGGAGGAGAAGCAACAAGTTGACAGGAACATCAACAGGTTCTTATTTAAACCGGATGTAGTCGGTCCCATGGGGTTGACTCCTCTTCATGTTGCAGCCAGTACAGATGGCTGTGAGTACGTTTTGGATGCCTTAACTAATGATCCTGGAAAG GTGGGAATTAAAGCTTGGAAAACTGCCCGAGACAGCACAGGATTGACACCATATGATTATGCATGCCTACGGGGCCGCTACTCATATCTACATATTGTCCAGAGAAAAATCAGCAAAGCAGAAAGCGGCCATGTGGTGCTTGACATCCCTGGCACGATTTTAGACAAGAACACCAAGCAGAAACAAATAGACGGGCATAAATCATCAAAAATATCCAGCTTCCACACCGAAAAGATTGCAATGAAAGAAATACAGGGAGACTGCAAGTTATGCTGCCAGAAACTGGCATATGGAGGAAGCACAAGGTCACTGTTGTACAGGCCAGCAATGCTGTCAATGTTGGCCATTGCTGCTGTCTGTGTTTGTGTGGCCTTGCTATTTAAGAGCTCGCCGGAAGTTGTTTTTGTGTTCCAGCCCTTCAGGTGGGAACTCTTGAAGTATGGTCCAAGCTAA
- the LOC101293972 gene encoding pentatricopeptide repeat-containing protein At3g06430, chloroplastic-like — protein MASSVSLSFSSSLHPHPLKTPTTHRAQDPNFNPTHCAYAPPSKTRSPSSSCSSSQTRKKHWKQGEFPGVSESSAPRRTPLKNIKKKLDRKEKAKAWVNTVTEEFSTSIEKKQWLRALQVFEMLKEQPFYQPKEGTYMRLLLLLGRSGQPQRAQSLFDEMVEEGCQPTAELYTALLTAYCRSNLIHEAFGVLNQMKTLAQCQPDVFTYSTLIKACIDNLQFEMVESLYEEMDTRSISPNTVTQNVVLSGYGKAGMYDQMERVLSGMLEGESCKPDVWTMNVILTIFGNKGQIEMMERWYQKFRDFGIEPETRTLNILIGAYGKKRMYDKMSAVMEYMRKLHFPWTTATYNNVIEAFADVGDAKNMEYTFDQMRAENMKADTKTFCCLINGYANAGLFHKVISSVQLAGKFEIPENTTFYNAVISACAKADDLMEMERVFNRMKEKQISPDSSTYAVMVEAYRKEGMNDKIYYLEQEISAGGIQTD, from the exons ATGGCTTCTTCAGTCTCACTCTCGTTCTCTTCTTCCCTCCACCCTCATCCCCTCAAAACCCCCACCACCCACAGAGCCCAAGACCCGAACTTCAACCCGACCCACTGCGCCTACGCACCTCCTTCCAAAACCAGGTCACCTTCTTCCTCCTGCTCCTCTTCTCAGACCAGAAAGAAGCACTGGAAGCAAGGCGAATTCCCCGGTGTTTCAGAGTCTTCAGCTCCCAGAAGAACCCCTCTCAAGAATATCAAGAAGAAACTCGACCGGAAAGAAAAGGCCAAGGCTTGGGTCAACACCGTCACTGAAGAATTCTCTACTTCCATCGAGAAAAAGCAATGGCTCCGAGCCCTTCAG GTGTTTGAAATGCTGAAAGAGCAGCCGTTTTATCAGCCAAAAGAAGGAACTTACATGAGGCTGCTGCTGCTGCTGGGGCGATCCGGCCAGCCGCAGCGTGCGCAGAGTCTTTTCGACGAGATGGTTGAGGAAGGGTGTCAGCCGACTGCTGAACTGTACACGGCGTTGCTTACAGCTTACTGTCGGAGCAATCTTATTCACGAGGCGTTTGGTGTACTTAACCAGATGAAAACGTTGGCGCAGTGCCAGCCGGATGTTTTTACTTACAGTACGTTGATAAAGGCGTGCATTGATAATTTGCAGTTTGAAATGGTGGAGTCGTTGTATGAGGAAATGGATACACGGTCGATTAGTCCAAACACAGTGACTCAAAATGTGGTGCTGAGTGGATATGGTAAGGCTGGGATGTATGACCAGATGGAGAGGGTGTTGTCGGGAATGCTGGAGGGTGAGAGTTGCAAGCCGGATGTTTGGACGATGAATGTTATCCTTACTATTTTTGGTAACAAGGGTCAGATAGAGATGATGGAGAGATGGTATCAGAAATTCCGTGATTTTGGGATTGAGCCAGAAACTCGCACTCTTAATATTCTGATTGGTGCTTATGGGAAGAAGAGAATGTATGATAAAATGTCAGCTGTGATGGAGTACATGCGAAAGCTTCACTTCCCCTGGACAACCGCAACTTACAACAATGTTATTGAGGCTTTTGCGGATGTGGGAGATGCAAAAAACATGGAATACACTTTTGATCAGATGCGTGCCGAGAACATGAAAGCAGACACGAAAACATTCTGCTGCCTTATAAATGGGTATGCCAATGCAGGTCTGTTCCATAAGGTGATTAGCAGTGTTCAGTTGGCTGGGAAGTTTGAGATACCCGAAAATACCACGTTTTATAATGCAGTCATATCTGCATGTGCAAAGGCAGATGATTTGATGGAAATGGAGAGAGTTTTTAACCGGATGAAAGAAAAGCAAATCTCGCCAGATTCCTCAACATATGCCGTCATGGTCGAGGCATATAGAAAGGAAGGTATGAACGACAAGATCTACTATTTGGAGCAGGAGATTAGTGCTGGTGGTATTCAAACCGATTAG